The following are encoded in a window of Ancylothrix sp. D3o genomic DNA:
- a CDS encoding DUF4347 domain-containing protein, which translates to MTKQIIFVDSNVENYQTLIEGVDSNSEIVILDAKSDGIKQIGQKLENLTDLEAIHILSHGSSGSLQLGSTNLNNSNLELYASDIEKWQNSLTENADILLYGCDVAAGEIGITFIKRLSEITGADVAASENLTGNKSLGGDWELEKTTGVIETSLPFSAEVMETYKGIFAPNAPIISSISNDTGTANDGITNNPTLIFAGTAEANSTVTLFNEGTNIGTVTADSSGNWTFDYTGTTLANRTYNFTATATDVTNTTSSPSAPFTVTIDSTAPTVTINQNVGQLDPTTGSTVNFAVVFSEAVTGFDDSDITLGGTAGATTATVTGSGSTYNVAVSGMTVSGTVTAAVKADATADIAGNTSTASTSSDNQITYNKEILLHPDDYAALKAFYESTNGNNWTNKTNWDFSSTTPPAASKVATWHGVQVVGDRVTTLHLLQNNLVGSIPAEIGNLSQLGYVYLYGNQLTGAIPSQLGNLSNLQSLNLGGNRLGGTIPAELGNLNNLYELYLNSNQLSGAIPAELGKLSNLQSLHLHNNFLTSIPAELGNLSNLHWLSIYSNQLSGAIPAELGKLSNLNDLYLNSNKLSGAIPTELGNLSKLANLDLTQNQLSGGIPVELSNLSNLSRLVLKSNQLSGAIPAELANLSSLGLLDLSQNQLSGAIPAELGNFGILTKLDLSNNQLTGTIPTSVSNLYQLPAPQLESYNVENPPYLKSDITNQTITAGEGFTLDLASHFGDINETLSNYSATGLPSGLSLNKNTGVLSGIAPLPGTFTVKVTASDSQGKIIEDSFDIVVDNSKPPTLNTFTVTNTDDSGAGSLREAINQANALSGADVIVFNPIVFKTSQTIRLTSQLIVNDSMTIQGPGHDLLKISGDANNNGINDNGDVRLFFINQGSVNFSNLTLSGGRAKGGDGGNGSNGGGGGLGAGGALFIQSGTVNINNVTFSDNQAVGGNGGNVIDYKYGSGGGGGFGGNGGNGGLNDSPSGLPSGGGGGGFSGNGGNGGNGTGPGGGGGGGGGFSGNGLSGIDKGNGGTGGSGSGTILGGSAATKGTDSNTKGGTSGGVGGGGGGGGIGTTSYGGDGGIGGGGGGAGGAAAANEGGDGGDFGGGGGAAWSLGGSGGFGGGGAGGSGGIGKGGFGGGGGGAFGSPGTFAGNGGGYYSGGGGGAGLGGAIFIRNGALMVTDSIFTNNRATGGAAGTGGTGSQESGQGKAGAIFAFTDAEAAVSGVTYSGNSATNGATANSDNNNIYGDFTFPTVTSITRATTNPTNANSVSYTITFSEAVSNVDANDFSLTTDGITGGAITDVVKVAPSSGTTDPFLGGMYPMPGGMYPMPGIYPMPGMYPMPGIYPTPTSTTTPTTSTTSSSKSYTVTVNTGTGSGTLRLDLMDNDTIKNTKNRSLGGIGINNGNFTTAEVYNIDKAAPSLSIITPVDDAIKIAVDSNLVGEFSEAVQKGIGNIVIKKVADNSVVETIDVTSPQIALNGTTLTINPTNDLAEKTEYYVEIDAGAIKDVVGNNYAGVSGATAWNFTTIDTTPPTVTLSSTSPTTTNAPFSVTASFDEDVTEFTDADISISNGTLSNFSGTGSTYTFTVTPLNDGAVTVDLPAGSAQDSAGNNNIAATQLTRTYFSPAPEIQVIDGSTDIVDGTIAALNFGSATVGDTLSKTFTINNIGTADLTLGTLNLPAGFTLVGTSPTSIAANASATLSVQVDTTTAGTFSGNLEFTNNDGDENPFNFLISATVNPTPTPEPTPAPLPLPIPEPTPAPLPLPIPEPTPAPLPLPIPEPTPAPLPLPIPEPTPAPLPLPIPEPTPAPLPLPIPEPTPAPLPLPIP; encoded by the coding sequence ATGACTAAGCAAATAATTTTCGTAGATTCCAACGTAGAAAACTATCAAACTCTGATCGAAGGGGTTGATTCAAATAGCGAAATAGTTATATTAGATGCAAAAAGTGATGGAATTAAACAAATAGGGCAAAAACTAGAAAACCTCACCGATCTAGAAGCAATTCATATTCTGTCGCATGGCAGCAGCGGCAGCCTGCAACTTGGAAGCACAAACCTCAACAACAGCAACCTTGAACTTTACGCCAGCGACATAGAAAAATGGCAGAATTCTCTAACAGAAAATGCAGATATATTGCTATATGGGTGTGATGTAGCAGCCGGAGAAATCGGCATCACATTTATTAAAAGATTAAGTGAAATAACCGGCGCTGATGTGGCAGCTTCCGAGAACTTGACGGGCAATAAAAGTTTAGGAGGAGATTGGGAACTCGAAAAAACAACAGGCGTGATCGAAACCTCCTTGCCATTTTCAGCCGAAGTCATGGAAACTTACAAAGGAATTTTTGCCCCAAACGCCCCAATCATTAGCAGCATTAGTAATGACACCGGCACAGCAAACGACGGCATCACAAACAACCCCACCCTAATTTTTGCCGGCACAGCCGAAGCCAACAGCACCGTTACCCTCTTCAACGAAGGTACAAACATTGGCACTGTCACCGCAGACTCCTCCGGCAATTGGACATTTGACTACACCGGCACAACATTAGCGAACCGCACATACAACTTCACAGCCACAGCCACCGACGTCACCAATACAACCAGCAGCCCGTCTGCCCCCTTTACAGTTACCATTGATAGCACAGCCCCGACTGTCACAATTAATCAAAATGTGGGACAGCTTGACCCCACTACCGGCTCAACCGTCAACTTTGCTGTTGTTTTCTCCGAAGCCGTCACAGGCTTTGACGACAGCGACATCACTCTGGGGGGTACTGCCGGTGCCACCACAGCCACCGTCACAGGAAGCGGCAGCACCTATAATGTTGCCGTCAGTGGCATGACTGTTAGCGGCACAGTCACCGCAGCCGTGAAGGCCGATGCAACCGCCGACATAGCAGGAAATACCAGTACCGCCAGTACCAGCAGCGATAACCAAATAACCTACAACAAAGAAATTCTTCTCCATCCCGACGACTATGCAGCCTTGAAAGCTTTCTACGAAAGCACAAACGGAAACAATTGGACCAACAAAACAAACTGGGATTTCAGCAGCACCACACCCCCCGCAGCATCTAAAGTAGCAACTTGGCATGGCGTGCAGGTAGTGGGAGATCGAGTTACAACCCTACATCTACTCCAAAATAATCTAGTTGGCTCAATACCTGCCGAAATAGGCAACCTCAGCCAGTTGGGATACGTTTACCTGTATGGAAACCAACTTACAGGAGCCATTCCCTCTCAACTCGGAAATCTCAGCAATTTACAATCGCTTAATTTGGGTGGCAATCGATTGGGCGGAACCATCCCGGCAGAGCTAGGCAATCTTAATAATTTGTACGAGCTCTACCTAAATTCCAATCAACTGAGTGGAGCCATCCCAGCCGAGCTAGGCAAACTCAGCAACCTCCAATCCCTCCATTTGCATAACAACTTCCTAACTTCTATTCCTGCTGAGTTGGGCAATCTTAGTAATTTGCACTGGCTCTCCATATATTCCAATCAACTGAGTGGAGCCATTCCAGCCGAGCTAGGCAAACTCAGCAACTTGAACGATCTCTATCTAAATTCCAATAAATTGAGTGGAGCCATTCCTACCGAACTAGGAAACCTCAGCAAATTAGCCAACCTCGACCTCACTCAAAACCAATTAAGCGGAGGCATCCCTGTCGAGTTGAGCAATCTTAGCAATTTGTCCCGGCTGGTTTTAAAAAGCAATCAATTGAGTGGAGCCATCCCTGCCGAGTTAGCAAATCTAAGCAGTTTGGGCCTCCTCGACTTAAGTCAAAACCAATTGAGTGGAGCCATCCCTGCCGAGTTAGGAAATTTCGGCATTTTGACTAAACTTGACCTAAGCAATAACCAACTCACAGGCACAATTCCCACATCCGTTAGCAATCTCTATCAGTTGCCTGCGCCTCAATTAGAGTCATATAACGTAGAAAACCCGCCTTACCTTAAAAGTGATATTACCAACCAGACAATCACAGCAGGGGAAGGTTTCACCCTCGATCTCGCCAGCCACTTTGGCGACATTAACGAGACTTTAAGCAACTACAGTGCCACAGGTTTACCCAGCGGTTTAAGCCTCAATAAAAATACTGGAGTCCTTAGCGGCATTGCCCCCCTTCCGGGGACTTTTACTGTCAAAGTAACGGCATCTGATAGTCAGGGAAAGATTATCGAGGATAGCTTTGACATAGTGGTAGACAACAGCAAACCACCCACCCTCAATACCTTCACCGTAACGAACACCGACGACAGTGGGGCAGGCTCATTGCGCGAAGCGATAAACCAAGCCAACGCACTCTCTGGAGCAGATGTCATTGTCTTTAATCCCATAGTATTTAAAACTTCTCAAACGATCCGCCTTACCTCCCAATTAATCGTTAATGACAGCATGACGATCCAGGGGCCGGGGCATGACTTGTTGAAGATCAGCGGCGATGCCAATAACAATGGAATCAACGACAACGGAGATGTCCGCCTATTCTTTATCAACCAAGGCAGTGTCAACTTCAGTAACCTCACCCTCTCAGGTGGACGCGCTAAAGGTGGAGATGGCGGCAACGGTAGCAACGGAGGAGGAGGAGGCCTCGGCGCTGGGGGGGCATTATTTATTCAAAGCGGTACTGTTAACATCAACAACGTCACCTTCTCTGACAACCAGGCTGTAGGGGGCAATGGTGGCAATGTCATCGACTACAAATACGGTAGCGGCGGTGGAGGCGGCTTTGGCGGCAATGGTGGCAATGGCGGCCTGAACGATAGCCCCTCCGGTCTTCCCAGTGGAGGCGGTGGCGGTGGCTTCAGTGGGAATGGTGGCAATGGCGGCAACGGTACCGGCCCTGGTGGCGGTGGCGGTGGCGGTGGCGGCTTCAGCGGCAACGGCTTGAGTGGGATTGACAAGGGCAACGGAGGCACCGGTGGCAGTGGCAGCGGTACAATCTTGGGTGGCTCTGCTGCCACCAAAGGTACGGATAGCAATACTAAAGGCGGCACTAGCGGTGGAGTCGGCGGCGGCGGCGGCGGTGGCGGCATTGGGACTACCAGCTATGGCGGCGATGGTGGTATTGGCGGCGGCGGCGGCGGTGCCGGTGGCGCTGCGGCTGCCAACGAAGGTGGCGATGGTGGCGACTTTGGCGGCGGCGGCGGTGCTGCCTGGAGCCTTGGCGGCAGCGGCGGTTTCGGCGGTGGCGGTGCCGGTGGTTCTGGCGGTATTGGTAAGGGAGGTTTCGGCGGCGGCGGAGGCGGTGCCTTTGGTTCACCAGGAACGTTTGCTGGCAACGGTGGCGGTTACTACAGTGGTGGTGGCGGCGGCGCTGGACTAGGAGGTGCTATTTTTATCCGCAATGGCGCTTTGATGGTAACTGACAGCATCTTTACCAACAACAGAGCTACAGGTGGTGCTGCGGGTACAGGCGGTACTGGTTCTCAAGAGTCCGGTCAAGGTAAAGCCGGTGCAATTTTTGCCTTTACAGATGCCGAGGCCGCAGTATCAGGGGTGACATACAGTGGTAATTCTGCAACCAATGGCGCAACTGCCAACAGTGATAACAACAATATTTATGGCGACTTTACTTTCCCTACAGTCACCTCAATCACCCGCGCCACTACCAACCCCACTAACGCCAATAGCGTTAGCTACACCATCACTTTTAGCGAAGCCGTCTCTAATGTCGATGCAAATGACTTTAGCTTAACCACCGACGGTATTACGGGAGGAGCTATCACTGATGTCGTCAAGGTAGCCCCATCAAGTGGAACCACCGATCCTTTTTTGGGTGGGATGTATCCCATGCCTGGTGGGATGTATCCCATGCCTGGTATTTATCCCATGCCCGGTATGTATCCCATGCCTGGTATCTATCCAACTCCTACCTCCACAACTACTCCCACAACTAGCACTACCTCATCATCGAAGAGCTACACCGTTACAGTCAACACCGGCACGGGCAGCGGCACATTACGCTTAGATTTGATGGATAACGACACCATTAAAAATACCAAAAACCGTTCCTTGGGTGGCATTGGTATTAACAACGGCAACTTTACAACCGCAGAAGTTTATAACATTGACAAAGCTGCTCCGAGCCTAAGCATCATTACCCCGGTTGACGATGCTATAAAGATTGCTGTTGACAGCAATTTGGTGGGTGAATTCAGCGAAGCCGTGCAGAAAGGCATCGGCAATATTGTCATCAAGAAAGTAGCCGATAATTCAGTGGTGGAAACCATTGACGTGACTTCCCCGCAGATCGCGCTCAACGGCACCACCCTCACTATCAACCCCACCAACGACCTCGCAGAAAAGACTGAATACTATGTTGAAATCGATGCCGGTGCTATTAAAGACGTCGTTGGCAACAATTACGCGGGAGTAAGTGGGGCAACAGCTTGGAACTTCACCACTATTGATACAACCCCACCCACCGTCACCCTTTCTTCAACTTCTCCCACTACCACCAACGCTCCGTTTAGCGTCACCGCCAGCTTCGACGAAGACGTTACCGAATTTACCGACGCAGATATCAGCATCAGCAATGGCACCCTGAGTAATTTCAGTGGCACCGGCAGCACCTACACTTTCACCGTTACTCCGCTCAACGATGGTGCAGTCACAGTAGACTTACCTGCCGGTTCGGCACAAGATAGCGCCGGCAATAATAATATTGCTGCAACACAGTTAACTCGCACCTACTTTAGCCCAGCACCCGAAATCCAAGTAATAGATGGCAGTACCGATATTGTTGACGGTACCATCGCCGCTCTTAATTTCGGCAGCGCTACTGTCGGCGACACTCTCAGCAAAACCTTCACCATCAACAATATCGGCACTGCCGACTTAACTCTGGGAACCCTCAACCTACCCGCCGGATTTACTCTAGTGGGCACTTCCCCCACCTCGATTGCCGCAAACGCCAGTGCTACCTTGAGTGTGCAAGTGGATACCACCACAGCAGGCACCTTCAGCGGCAATCTGGAATTTACCAATAACGACGGGGATGAAAATCCCTTTAACTTCCTGATTTCGGCAACGGTGAATCCCACACCCACACCGGAACCAACACCGGCACCACTACCACTACCAATACCGGAACCAACACCGGCACCACTACCACTACCAATACCGGAACCAACACCGGCACCACTACCACTACCAATACCGGAACCAACACCGGCACCACTACCACTACCAATACCGGAACCAACACCGGCACCACTACCACTACCAATACCGGAACCAACACCGGCACCACTACCACTACCAATACCGGAACCAACACCGGCACCACTACCACTACCAATACCGG